DNA from Roseimicrobium sp. ORNL1:
GATGCTTCATCCACAGCAGCCTCACCAAGCAAGTCGAACACGTGAGGCTCTGCTTCCGAGACCAGAAACCCAAACAACCAGTAGCCCCCGAAGTCAGAGTTCCGACTGGTAAAAGTTCCCAGGAAATTGTGCAGGACACCCGCAATGACTCGGCGACTTGGCATGGTCTGACGTTCACTTTTCACGCGCCTTCTGGAAAGAACCAGCGCAAACATCAGTGTTGGTTAGTGTCCATCAGTGGTTCCTCTCCGAACCACTCGCCCGCTACCCCCAATGCGCCTCCCCATCCTCCACTTTCTGCTTCTGCCATGCCTCACTGCCATGACCGCAGAACCTTCTGGTAAGGGTGGCGGATCATCCACCACCGCCCTCAAACCCCACCCCTCCGCCCTGCCCAACATCCACGCTCCAGGCGAGGTGGACCGGCCGGATATGGTGGCCTTTATCGTGAGTGATCCCGCAACACTTGCCGGAATCGTGGTCGATGAAACTTCCGCCACGCTGGAGGGCGAGTGGCAGTACTCTACGCACACACCGCCATACGTGGGGCTCGGCTACATCCATGACCTGAAGGCGGGCAAAGGGAAAAAGTCCGTCACCTTCACCCCGGACCTGCCAAAGACCGGCTGGTATGAGGTGCGCCTCGCTCACTGCTACAATGTACGCCGCGCCACGAACACACCCGTGACCATCCACCACGCCGATGGCGAAAAGCAACTGCGCATCAACCAGCAGGAAGAACCCGAGCACGGCAAACTCTTCCGCACGTTGGGCGTGTTCCGCTTTGAAACCGGACTCCACGGCTGGGTGCGCATCTCCAATGAAGGCAGCGACGAAGGCAAGGTGGTGATCGCCGATGCCGTGCAGTTCCTGCCTGTCCCAGCACCTGGAGAGCAATCCTCAGTGCCGAATGCCGGACGCGGCCCTGCGAGCGCTGGTCTCTGGCCGGCGTATTCAAAGCTCGCACGGTGCGGAGTTTGCAAGGCCAAAAACGCCAGCCGGAGGCCACAGCTCCCAGGGCCGTTGCAGGTTGAATAGCGTTTCCTCCGTATAGAATGGTGCCTCGCTGTGAAACTGACTCCACAACAAGAATCAACCTGCACCATGCGCTCCCTTTTCTCCGTTCTGTTACTGTCTGCACTTGTTCCGCTCATGAGTGCAAAGGCTATCCACGCTCAAGCCCCCCTCGCCTTCCCCGGCGCTCAAGGTGACGGCGCCACCACCGCAGGCGGACGCGGCGGCAAAATCATCCGCGTGACCTCGCTGGAGAACACCGGCCCCGGTTCCCTGCGGGAGGCCGTGCGTGTGAAAGGACCACGCATCATCGTCTTTGAAGTCGGCGGTGTCATCGACCTCAAGAAGACCACGCTGGTCATCTCCGAGCCGCACGTCACCATCGCGGGGCAGACCGCGCCATCTCCAGGCATCACCCTCATCAAGGGCAGCCTCGTGGTCTCCACGAATGACGTCATCATCCGTCACCTCGCCGTGCGCCCGGGCGAAGCCGGCCATGAAAAGAAGAGCGGCTGGAATGCGGACGGCATCACCACCGTGGGTTCTGCCAATGTCATCTTCGACCACCTCTCCTGCACGTGGGCCACGGATGAAAATCTCTCCACCTCTGGCGACCGCTTCAAGGGCGAGACACCCGATGACTGGCGGAAGAACACCTCCCACCACATCACCATTTCCAATTGCCTCATCGCCGAGGGACTCTCGAAGTCCACCCATGACAAGGGCGAGCACTCCAAGGGCACCCTCATTCACGACAACACCTCACACATCAGCGTCATCGGCAATCTCTACGCGTGCAATGTGGAGCGCAATCCCCTCGCCAAGGGCGGCGCGCAGGCCGTCATCGTGAACAACTGGATCTCCAACCCCGCGCGCAACGCCATCCACGCCGCACTCGTGGACAGTGAATGGAAAGGGCACGAACATGAGCGCCAGCCTGCAAAACTCGACATCGTGGGCAATGTGCTGGAGCACGGCGTGGACACGCTCGAGTACGTGTCCCTCTTCGGCTATTACGAGAAAACACCCCTCGAGGTGCACATGCAGGACAACCTCGCCTTCATGCTCGATGGCAAACCTGCCAAACTCACGCGCGGGGAGAAGTTCCCCCTGGAAAAGGAACGCCTCTTCTGGCCCGCAAATCTCGAAGCCATGCCCGCTGACAAAGTGAAGGAACATGTGGCGAAGAACGCCGGCTCACGTCCATGGGACCGTGATCCCATCGATGCCCGCATCATCGATGCCGCCCTGAACCGAAAAGGCAAAATCCTCAACAGCGAACAGGAAGTCGGCGGCTATCCCGAAGTAAAGCCACCCGTCACGCAGGCGTTCAAGGAAGCTGAGTGGAATCTTGAAACGATGGAGCGGGTGAAGGGCGGGAGTTAGAACACCTCAGGCCTCAGTCTCCGAAGTTCCCTCTGCGGCTCTGTGTCTCTGCGTTGAATCCCATGCAGCCGGCCACACCCAGCACTCCTTTACCGACGCCCTCTACTTCAGCATCTCCGTGCTTCCCGCCTTCGTCACGCGCCCGAGCAATTCCCCCTTCACCCGCCGGTCTTCGGTCCCGGGGAAGGCCTCCATGGACTCCACGTGTCCATCCACAAAAAGAATGTTCGCCCGGTTGGCATGCCGGAAGTGAATCGTCTTGTACGACTCATTGATGATGTAGAACTCCTCAATCATCGGCTTGCCGGGGCTGGCCGGAGCCTGGAACGTATTCACCTGGCCGCAGTCCCCCATGAGAATGACGGACGATCCATTCCGCAACGCGGAGATGTTCATGCACCTGCCTGTCATGCGACCGCCGAGAGCCCAGTTGTATCCATAGCCATAGCTCGCGCCCTTGAACTTGGCCTTCCAAATCGCCGCTCCGTAGTTGAATCCCTTGCAGACCTCCACACTCCCCACCGTCTGGATGTAGGGGTAGAGGGGGCCTGCCTCACGGTCCAGCTCGCGGTCTCCCTCCGATGTGCCGGGTTGGTAGGGCTCCTTGCCGAAGTACCACTCTCTTGATCCATCCCTGTTATTTTTTACATAAGGTGGAAAAAATCCTCCGTTGTCCGAGACATACAGATGCACCGCGCTGCCGAGTTGCCGTAGATTGCTCGAGCAGTTCGCTCGTGTGGCCAGGCTCACGAACGTGCGGTACCCCCCAAACACCACCGTGGCCAACACCGCCATCACGCACATGGTCACCAGGAGCTCCACCAAGGTCAGCCCCGGCGCGTGCGAGCGCCCCACCGCACCCGCTTCGAGTGGTTTTAGTTCAGTGGCATGACACTTCATGACGGCGACGTGTGACAACGCAAAAACATTAACGATACACTACACCAGCCTGCCGCGCGATCGCCGCACGATCACGAGGCCAATCCCCAGCACGAGAAACAGTGCACGACTGGGTTCCGGCACGATGAGGTATACATTGTATGGCAGGCCCGAGGCTGAAACGAGCATCTCTACCCCGGAAAAATCTGCCAGCGTGGGCTGCACGCCAACGGGAGAAGCAAAGTCATAGATGGGGAAGCCCCATGCATCTTCCTCGCCAGTTGGCGTCAGTGCGCCGAAGGTGTAGGCATCAAAGCTGCCGTTCGTCAGGTATCGAGTGCTCAAGCCCACCGGAGACTGCGTCCAGACACCGGAGGCAAGAGTGATATTGATGTCCGGGGGGTCCACATAAAAGTTCGAATACGTGCCTCCCGCGGCAAAGTAGCCCCATTGCGGTCCATCGGGATAGGAGCCAGGAATCACCTCGGGGCCACCCGCCATCTGGAAAGAATATGGAATCCCATAGCTAGGACTCATTGTGCCCACACTGTTGGAGTAGATGCCACTGGCCGTCGCAACGCCATTGCCGAAGATAGCCGCAATCAGCGCCTCACCAGTGTTTACCAGAGGCACAGGGGTACCAGGGGGAGTCGGTTGATATCCTGGAATCGTCAGCTGCCCAGTGTACTCCACTCGGAACTTGTATGTTTGATAGGCACCACCTGAACCCAAGGGGCCCTGCACCATGAAGTAGGAACTGGAGGTCCCCTGTGCCCACAGCGTGCTGGGTGCGACCAAATAGAGGGCCACAGCGCAGGTGGCCAGAAGTGAGGACAAAAAGACGTGCCGGGGACGAATCATCGGGAGGGAGAACGAGGATTTCTGTAGGACGAGCCTCCGCCCTTGTCTATGTCTTTCTTAGACAAATTCCCCCTTGTCCCCTCGCCTCTTCTGTCGTTTGATGCAGGCATGCTTCAAGACCGGGCTGATCAACGCTCCCACAACGCGACCACTACCATCTGGTTTCCCCTCATCCTCATGGCGGGAGCTCTTCTTCTTCGTGTGCTGGCGCAGCAGGGCATCGTCACCGGTGTGCCGAATCTGAGCCCGCTCGTCGCGTTCGCCTTCGCGGGTGCTGTCATGTTCCCCCGTCCGCTTCCGTGGTGGTCGTGGGCTCTCATCCTGCTGGTCATCGACTGGGCCTGCGATGGCTTCAGTTTCTCCGCCGTGACGCAGGGAGGCCGCTATGAAATTCTCCTGGCCTATGCTTGCTACGTCTTCGCCGCCTGGTGGGGCTCCCGTCTGCGCGACCGCGCCGGCATTGTAGAGACCCTTGGTGGCACGCTGGCATGCAGCGTCCTCTTCTACGTCGTGACGAACACCATGTGCTGGTGGATTGAGCCCTACTACGGCAAGAACTTCGACGGCTGGGTGCAGGCCCTCACCGTGGGCATCCCTCCCTACCCGAGCACGCTTGTGTTCTTCCAGCACTCCTTGATTGCCGACCTCACCGGGGCCCTGGTCCTGGTGCTCGTGTACAACACCGAAGCTGTGCTGCGCCACGTGCGTGCGCTGCCCCTCGTCGGCCGCAGCACCGCCGCGACCGCCTGAGTGCAGGTGAAACGCAAAGCAACGAAGCAGCTTCGGATCGGAGGTTAGGCTTTCCAGCCTGACAGTGGTCGTTAGGCATTCTTGCCTGACGGCAATAGCACGCTCAACTCGCCCTTCGCGCTGCATGGACGACTCCGGTTAATTGGAAGCGACGCAGCGGTGTGATATCAGCATGCGGGCGCTTTTGCTGACTCGCCACAACGTCAGGCCAGAGGCCCAACGTCCACTGTCAGGCTGGAAAGCCTAACCTCCTTCAGTGTCTTTGCTGCTCGCTGCTTTCGCTGCTTTGCGTTTCCCAACAAAGCAGCGCACCACTGGTCCAGCGCGACAGTCCTCCACCGTCGCACCGCTTACCGCTCACCGTCGCACCGGCCCTACAGCTTCCGCTCCGCCACTTCCGCCGTGATCTCCTCCACGAAGGCTGCGAGCGGTTTCACGCCGAGGTCGCCCTTCTTGGAGTGACGGATGGCCACGTTGCCGCTGGTCGCTTCCTTCTCGCCGAGCACCAGCATGTAGGGCACACGGTCGAGCTGGGCGTTGCGGATCTTCGCGCCAATCTTGTCGGAGTCATTCACCAGCGTCACACGCAGGCCAGCACCCTTCAGGGCGCTGAGCACCTCGGCAGCGAAGGCATCGCTCTTCTCACTCACGGTGAGAATGCGCACCTGCTCAGGCGCGAGCCACGTGGGGAAGTGACCGGCGAAGTGCTCAATCAACACGCCGCAGAAGCGCTCCATGCTGCCGAAGGGCGCACGGTGAATCATCACGGGACGATGCGCCTTGTTATCCGCGCCCGTGTACGTGAGGTCAAAGCGCACCGGCAGCACGTAGTCCACCTGCACCGTGCCCAGCTGCCACTCGCGACCGATGACGTCCTTGATCACGAAGTCGATCTTCGGTCCGTAGAAGGCGGCCTCACCGGGCTCTTCCGTGAAGGGCACGCCCAGGCTCTGCGCCGCGGCGCGGCAGGCGGCCTCCGCGAGGTCCCACTTCTCGGCATTCCCCGTGAACTTGCTGCTGTCCGGGTCACGCAAACCCACACGCACGCGGTAGTCATTCATGCCCAGCGTGGTCAGCACCGTCTTCACGAGGGAGAGACAGCCGAGCACCTCCTGCGCCACCTGCTCTTCCGTGCAGAAGAGGTGCGCATCATCCTGCGTGAAACCACGCACACGCGTCATGCCGCCGAGCTCACCGCTCTGCTCCCAGCGATACACCGTGCCGAACTCGGCGAGGCGCACCGGAAGGTCGCGATACGACTTCGGCGACTGCGCAAAGATGCGGATGTGATGCGGGCAGTTCATCGGCTTCAGCAGGAAGCCGTCGTACAGGTCATCATCCGGACGCACACGCTCCTCAGGGATGGTGTCCGCGCCCGTGCGGGAGTTGATTTCCTCACGCAGCTTCTTGGAGATGCCATCCAGGCGCTCCATGACCTCGGCGCAGGTGCAGCCCTCGGCGGCGGCCTTCTTCAGGTCGTCGTTCTCGATGACCGGGGAAAACTGCGACTCCTTGTAGTACGGGAAGTGACCGCTCGTCTTGTACAGCTCCAGCTTGCCGATGTGCGGCGTGAAGACCTGCTGGTAACCCTGCTTGCGCAGTTCCTCGCTGATGAAGTTCTGCAGTTCCTGACGCAGGATCGCGCCCTTCGGCAGCCACAGGATGAGGCCCTGGCCCACCTTCTCATCGATGGCGAAGAGCTGCAGTTCGCGACCCAGCTTGCGGTGGTCGCGCTTCTTCGCTTCTTCGAGCTGTTCGAGGTGCTTCGCGAGCTCTTCCGCCGTGGGGAAGGCCGTGCCGTACAGGCGCTGGAGCTGGGGCTTCGTCTCGTCTCCCATGTAGTAGGCGCTGGCCACCGACATGAGCTTCGTGTTCTTGCACTTCGACGTGTAGTTCACATGAGGCCCGGCGCACAGGTCCAGGAACTCGCCATTCTGATAGCAGGAGATTTCCTCCCCTTCCGGAATCTTGGCGATGAGGTCCAGCTTGAACTGGCTGGGGTTCCCCGGGCGCTCCGTGAGCCCGCCGAGGCGGCCGCTCTCCGCGAGCGCGATGGCCTCCTCACGCGTGATCACCTTCTTGTCGAAGCGCTGGTTCTCCTTGGCGACCTTCTTCATCTCCGCCTCGATTTTCTCGAAATCATCCGGCGTGAGCCGGTGCTTCATGTCGAAGTCGTAATAGAAGCCACTCTCCACGGGCGGCCCGTAGGCGAACTGCGCATCCGGCCACAGGCGCAGGATGGCGGTGGCCATGACGTGCGCGCAGGAGTGACGCAGGCGCTCCAGATCAGACATCTGAGCGCGTTCTTCAAGGGTCTTGCGTTCGGCGGACATGGCGGGGAGGGGTCAGAATGAGGTGGTGAGAATAAAAAGGGGCAGGCAAGATTGACCAGATGGGGAAATCATCAAGCCGTTTGCGGGGGCAAAGGTGGGCACCCACCAACGTAGCTCGCCAGTCCCTTGGCGAGTCAAAAGCCGGAAAGGCATGGCGCGACCATCAAAAGCATAGAACAATACCACCGTACTTGAGCCACCGGGCCATGCACTGCAACGCCCCGGTCTTGGCACTTGCCTGATGCTGCCACGGTTCCTTGCACCAACGACGAACACCTTCCCATGCTTACCGTGGACGACCTCAAATACCTCGAACTCATCACCGACAAATCGCGCCTTGTTGGTACCAATTACTTCGAGTTCTACCCCAGCGATTGCCTGGAGCTTCCCACCTGCTGGAATGAAGGGTCCCTCTACATCTCCGACATGAGCTTCAGCGCCATTGCTCCGGCATTTGAACGCGCTGTTCCAACATTCGGCTACAACGACTTCAACCGCTTTTCCGCAGACGAGCTTCGCAATGTCGAACGCGAGTTATCTGCGTTCATCGCCACGCTTGAATCCGCCACAAGCCACGACCAGATTCTTCCCGGCTATCAGATTGAGCGTTGGAGCGGCGTTCCCATCGAGAGTCTGGTCCCTGCTCTCGTACATGCGGTCTCGGGCATCTCCGCATTCTGCCGCAAATCGCGCGAACAGCCGGGGGTTCTTTGGGTGCTCGGCATGTAGCTCTCCAAATGCCCTCGGCGGGACAACTACTGACCACCACGCGCAAACACACTCGGCGCACACCCCACCTTCTTCCGGAAGGCCGTACTAAAGGCGCTGGCTGATTGATAGCCGATATCCTCTGCCAGTACCTCCAAGCCCACGTCTCCACGACGCAAGGCATCCTGCGCCAGGCTCATGCGCCACAGGGAGAGGTACTCCATGGGAGCGCACCCAACCTTCTCTGAGAACCGAGCCGCGAATGCAGAGCGCGACATGCCCACATGCTCGGCGAGATTCGCGACGGTCCATCCACACTGTACGCGGGCATGCATAGCCCCGAGGGCTCGTGCGATGGAAGGCTCACGCAAACCCGCCATCAATCCCGTAGCCATGCTGCCGGGGTCATAGTCATGGGAACGCAATGAGTCCACGAGCAGGACCTCCAGCAGCCGCGCGAGGATCATTTCACGTCCCGGTCTGTTCCCCGAGTACTCATCCATGATGAGCGAAACAAGGCGCGAGAGCCGGCTGGTGTCCGACTCCGTGGAACGCAGGTGAATCCTGCCCGGCAACAGCGCGAGAAGGAGCTTCCCATTCGACAGCTCCGTTTCAAAAGTTCCGCCCAACATGCGGAAATCTGGCTTCCCCTTCTGCTCGCCGTGCCTCACGCCCGTTCGTGAAGGAACACCCGTGACGCAACGCACACCCGGCTTGCTGTAGAGGGCAAAGGCAGGCGTGGACGTCAGGAGCAGAAAGTCCCCCTTCTCCAGCCGCAATGGCGTCCTGCCTTCCATGGTCAGCCAGCACTGCCCTTCGAGCACCACACAAAAGCTCGGTGACGGTGTTGCGGCATAGCGGACACCCCAAGTACCGCGTCCCGAGATGGGTTTGGAGAAGACTGCATGAGGCCGCAGCAGCGCAATGATGTCATCAAGAGGGTTCATTCTGGACGCTTGGTAATGCCTTGCGGACTCCCGATTATGGTTCGTCCAACAGTAGCAGAGTACAGTGCGACATCACAAATCAAAACGAACCAAATCGAATCATGAGCAAAGCAAGAACCCTCTTCATCACCGGCGCATCCTCAGGCTATGGCAAAGCCACCGCGCAATACTTCCTCGACCATGGCTGGAATGTGGTGGCCACCATGCGAAAGCCGGATGCCAGTCTCTTCAAGGCCGCTGGAGGTCGCCTCCAAGTGCTCCCACTCGACGTCACCAATGCTGACAGCATCAACAGCGCCTTCGTTCAGGCGACAACCACCTTCGGTCGCCTTGATGCCGTGGTGAACAATGCAGGCATCGGTCTGCTGGGCGCTTTCGAAGCCACGTCAGAGGCACTGCTACGCGAAATCTTTGAAACGAACACCTTCGGCGTCATGTCCGTCTGCCGCGCCGCCATTCCCCACCTGCGCCAGCAGGGCGGCGGTGCGCTCATCAATGTCACCTCCAGCACTGCCATCGCGCCCATGCCTCTCGTCGCCGTCTACGCCGCCAGCAAGTGGGCCATTGAGGGGTTCACTGAATCACTTTCCCACGAACTCGCCCTCTTCGGCATCAAGACACGCATCGTAGAACCGGGCTACGCCCCCAGCACGAACCTCGGTGCGAATGGCGCCGAGCGCATGCAGGGCCTGACTCCCCCACCTTACGATGCCTTCGCCCAAGCCTACTTCGCGAAGCTGCAAAACTATCCCACCGCCTACTCCACCGAGCAGGACATTGCCGAAGCCGTCTTCCTCGCTGCCACCGATGAAGGTGACCAGATCCGCTACCCCGCAGGCGCAGATACCAGAATGCTCGCCGAACTCCGCTGGTCCACCTCCGAGGAGCACTACATGGCCAAAGTGCGCGAGATGTTCGGGGCGGGTGCTTAATGTAGCTCGCCAGTCCCTTGGCGAGTCAAGAACGGATGCTGCAGCCATGCCAAAGACCCCGTTTGCCCCATGTCACTACGGTGTACTCTGCTCTGAACCAGCCACCTTCTTGCGAGCCGCCTTCATGATATCATCCGTGCC
Protein-coding regions in this window:
- a CDS encoding H-X9-DG-CTERM domain-containing protein, giving the protein MKCHATELKPLEAGAVGRSHAPGLTLVELLVTMCVMAVLATVVFGGYRTFVSLATRANCSSNLRQLGSAVHLYVSDNGGFFPPYVKNNRDGSREWYFGKEPYQPGTSEGDRELDREAGPLYPYIQTVGSVEVCKGFNYGAAIWKAKFKGASYGYGYNWALGGRMTGRCMNISALRNGSSVILMGDCGQVNTFQAPASPGKPMIEEFYIINESYKTIHFRHANRANILFVDGHVESMEAFPGTEDRRVKGELLGRVTKAGSTEMLK
- a CDS encoding AraC family transcriptional regulator, which translates into the protein MNPLDDIIALLRPHAVFSKPISGRGTWGVRYAATPSPSFCVVLEGQCWLTMEGRTPLRLEKGDFLLLTSTPAFALYSKPGVRCVTGVPSRTGVRHGEQKGKPDFRMLGGTFETELSNGKLLLALLPGRIHLRSTESDTSRLSRLVSLIMDEYSGNRPGREMILARLLEVLLVDSLRSHDYDPGSMATGLMAGLREPSIARALGAMHARVQCGWTVANLAEHVGMSRSAFAARFSEKVGCAPMEYLSLWRMSLAQDALRRGDVGLEVLAEDIGYQSASAFSTAFRKKVGCAPSVFARGGQ
- the thrS gene encoding threonine--tRNA ligase; translated protein: MSAERKTLEERAQMSDLERLRHSCAHVMATAILRLWPDAQFAYGPPVESGFYYDFDMKHRLTPDDFEKIEAEMKKVAKENQRFDKKVITREEAIALAESGRLGGLTERPGNPSQFKLDLIAKIPEGEEISCYQNGEFLDLCAGPHVNYTSKCKNTKLMSVASAYYMGDETKPQLQRLYGTAFPTAEELAKHLEQLEEAKKRDHRKLGRELQLFAIDEKVGQGLILWLPKGAILRQELQNFISEELRKQGYQQVFTPHIGKLELYKTSGHFPYYKESQFSPVIENDDLKKAAAEGCTCAEVMERLDGISKKLREEINSRTGADTIPEERVRPDDDLYDGFLLKPMNCPHHIRIFAQSPKSYRDLPVRLAEFGTVYRWEQSGELGGMTRVRGFTQDDAHLFCTEEQVAQEVLGCLSLVKTVLTTLGMNDYRVRVGLRDPDSSKFTGNAEKWDLAEAACRAAAQSLGVPFTEEPGEAAFYGPKIDFVIKDVIGREWQLGTVQVDYVLPVRFDLTYTGADNKAHRPVMIHRAPFGSMERFCGVLIEHFAGHFPTWLAPEQVRILTVSEKSDAFAAEVLSALKGAGLRVTLVNDSDKIGAKIRNAQLDRVPYMLVLGEKEATSGNVAIRHSKKGDLGVKPLAAFVEEITAEVAERKL
- a CDS encoding PEP-CTERM sorting domain-containing protein (PEP-CTERM proteins occur, often in large numbers, in the proteomes of bacteria that also encode an exosortase, a predicted intramembrane cysteine proteinase. The presence of a PEP-CTERM domain at a protein's C-terminus predicts cleavage within the sorting domain, followed by covalent anchoring to some some component of the (usually Gram-negative) cell surface. Many PEP-CTERM proteins exhibit an unusual sequence composition that includes large numbers of potential glycosylation sites. Expression of one such protein has been shown restore the ability of a bacterium to form floc, a type of biofilm.), which produces MSSLLATCAVALYLVAPSTLWAQGTSSSYFMVQGPLGSGGAYQTYKFRVEYTGQLTIPGYQPTPPGTPVPLVNTGEALIAAIFGNGVATASGIYSNSVGTMSPSYGIPYSFQMAGGPEVIPGSYPDGPQWGYFAAGGTYSNFYVDPPDINITLASGVWTQSPVGLSTRYLTNGSFDAYTFGALTPTGEEDAWGFPIYDFASPVGVQPTLADFSGVEMLVSASGLPYNVYLIVPEPSRALFLVLGIGLVIVRRSRGRLV
- a CDS encoding xanthan lyase — encoded protein: MTAEPSGKGGGSSTTALKPHPSALPNIHAPGEVDRPDMVAFIVSDPATLAGIVVDETSATLEGEWQYSTHTPPYVGLGYIHDLKAGKGKKSVTFTPDLPKTGWYEVRLAHCYNVRRATNTPVTIHHADGEKQLRINQQEEPEHGKLFRTLGVFRFETGLHGWVRISNEGSDEGKVVIADAVQFLPVPAPGEQSSVPNAGRGPASAGLWPAYSKLARCGVCKAKNASRRPQLPGPLQVE
- a CDS encoding SDR family oxidoreductase, with translation MSKARTLFITGASSGYGKATAQYFLDHGWNVVATMRKPDASLFKAAGGRLQVLPLDVTNADSINSAFVQATTTFGRLDAVVNNAGIGLLGAFEATSEALLREIFETNTFGVMSVCRAAIPHLRQQGGGALINVTSSTAIAPMPLVAVYAASKWAIEGFTESLSHELALFGIKTRIVEPGYAPSTNLGANGAERMQGLTPPPYDAFAQAYFAKLQNYPTAYSTEQDIAEAVFLAATDEGDQIRYPAGADTRMLAELRWSTSEEHYMAKVREMFGAGA
- a CDS encoding DUF6580 family putative transport protein, translating into MLQDRADQRSHNATTTIWFPLILMAGALLLRVLAQQGIVTGVPNLSPLVAFAFAGAVMFPRPLPWWSWALILLVIDWACDGFSFSAVTQGGRYEILLAYACYVFAAWWGSRLRDRAGIVETLGGTLACSVLFYVVTNTMCWWIEPYYGKNFDGWVQALTVGIPPYPSTLVFFQHSLIADLTGALVLVLVYNTEAVLRHVRALPLVGRSTAATA